A window of Chloracidobacterium sp. N contains these coding sequences:
- the mgtE gene encoding magnesium transporter, which produces MKRQPAARPSTSQEVAPGSNGALRHLCEKSHPAAAAEALSALEPKAVWEVLRDIDPVLRTEIFSHLEPNLQVDMVGTLPRADMARLLSDMPPDDRADLFRRLPEESRDAVLPALAEAEREDIRRLTNYEDGTAGAVMTSDYATLSPDLTVAAAIERLREVAPDKETIYYSYVVDNDRRLLGFVSLKDLILARRDATVRDIMHEDVISAKTSDDQEDAARIIQKYDLIALPIVNDDGALVGIITHDDAIDIITQEHTEDMRRFMAITGSTGTDGYLRTPFWKHVQHRVGWLVGLAALGLVSGIIIHEFEATLTQVIILALYMPMVADTGGNTGSQSATVVVRALALREISPRDVWRVLLKELQVSVFLAAVLGILAWAKVMWLSQGAEIPPGFSLGSIALVISLALSMQVVTATLIGALLPLTAARLKLDPAVVASPALTTVVDITGLLIYFFTARWLLGV; this is translated from the coding sequence GTGAAACGCCAACCAGCCGCCCGTCCTTCCACCAGCCAGGAAGTTGCGCCTGGTTCCAACGGCGCACTGCGTCATCTGTGTGAGAAAAGCCATCCGGCTGCTGCGGCCGAGGCGCTTTCGGCGCTCGAACCCAAGGCGGTGTGGGAGGTGCTGCGCGATATTGATCCTGTCCTGCGGACGGAGATTTTCAGCCATCTGGAACCCAATCTGCAGGTGGACATGGTCGGGACGCTGCCCCGCGCCGACATGGCGCGGCTGCTTTCCGATATGCCGCCTGATGACCGGGCCGATCTGTTTCGTCGTCTGCCGGAGGAATCCCGCGACGCCGTCCTGCCAGCACTGGCCGAGGCCGAACGGGAAGACATTCGCCGCCTGACCAACTATGAAGACGGCACGGCCGGCGCCGTGATGACTTCGGATTACGCCACGCTGTCGCCGGATTTGACGGTAGCCGCCGCCATCGAACGTTTGCGCGAGGTCGCGCCCGACAAGGAAACAATTTATTACTCCTATGTGGTGGACAACGATCGCAGGCTGCTCGGCTTCGTCTCGCTCAAAGACCTGATCCTGGCCCGCCGGGACGCCACCGTGCGCGACATCATGCACGAGGATGTCATCTCGGCGAAGACCAGCGATGACCAGGAAGACGCTGCCCGCATCATTCAGAAGTACGACCTCATTGCGCTCCCCATTGTCAATGACGACGGGGCGCTGGTCGGCATCATCACGCACGACGACGCCATTGACATCATTACCCAGGAGCACACGGAAGACATGCGCCGCTTCATGGCCATTACCGGCAGCACCGGCACGGATGGCTACCTGCGAACGCCCTTCTGGAAACATGTGCAGCATCGGGTGGGATGGCTCGTCGGGCTGGCGGCGCTGGGACTGGTGTCGGGCATCATCATCCACGAGTTTGAAGCCACATTGACGCAGGTCATCATTCTGGCGCTCTACATGCCGATGGTGGCGGATACCGGCGGCAATACGGGCAGCCAGTCGGCAACGGTGGTCGTGCGCGCGCTGGCGCTGCGTGAAATCTCGCCCCGGGACGTTTGGCGGGTGTTGCTCAAGGAACTGCAAGTCAGTGTGTTTCTGGCGGCAGTGCTGGGGATTCTGGCCTGGGCCAAGGTCATGTGGCTTTCGCAGGGCGCTGAGATTCCACCTGGGTTTTCCTTGGGCAGCATTGCGCTCGTCATCAGTCTGGCGCTCTCGATGCAGGTGGTGACGGCAACGCTCATCGGGGCGCTGCTGCCACTGACGGCCGCACGCCTGAAGCTTGACCCGGCCGTGGTCGCCAGTCCGGCGCTCACGACCGTCGTGGACATCACGGGACTGCTGATTTACTTCTTCACCGCGCGCTGGCTGCTCGGCGTGTGA
- a CDS encoding branched-chain amino acid transaminase, producing the protein MRHREIAFFEGRFVPLAEANINVMTHAFNYGTAVFEGIRGYWNGDDEEMYLFRPREHFIRLIQNASLLKMSLPYDADGLCELTAELVRRNGYREDVYIRPLVYKTARQIGTKLSPGEDFTMFVVPMRDYVDTSRPLSVGVSSWRRLEDNAIPARGKICGAYVNSALAATEARDNGYDEAIVLNAAGKVAEGAAMNLFILRGGRLVTTPVYADILEGITRHTVVELARWELGIETEFRPIDRSELYIADEIFFCGTGAQIAAIGAVDRRPIGNGQSGPVTRRLQALYADVVRGRVPHYRHWLLPCQMASSYVEDTACLAGFGD; encoded by the coding sequence ATGCGCCATCGTGAAATTGCCTTTTTTGAAGGACGCTTCGTGCCGCTGGCCGAAGCCAACATCAACGTCATGACGCATGCGTTCAACTACGGCACCGCCGTTTTTGAAGGTATTCGTGGCTACTGGAACGGGGACGACGAGGAAATGTACCTGTTTCGCCCCCGGGAACACTTCATACGTCTCATCCAGAATGCTTCCCTGCTCAAAATGAGCCTGCCCTATGACGCGGATGGACTATGCGAGCTGACGGCGGAGCTGGTGCGTCGCAACGGCTACCGTGAGGATGTCTATATCCGCCCGCTGGTCTATAAAACCGCGCGTCAAATCGGCACGAAACTCTCCCCTGGCGAAGACTTCACCATGTTTGTCGTGCCGATGCGCGACTACGTGGATACTTCCCGTCCCCTGTCCGTGGGCGTTTCTTCCTGGCGACGCCTTGAAGACAACGCCATTCCGGCGCGGGGGAAAATCTGCGGGGCGTATGTCAACTCGGCTCTGGCCGCCACCGAAGCCCGCGACAACGGCTACGACGAAGCCATCGTCCTGAATGCCGCCGGCAAGGTGGCGGAAGGGGCGGCGATGAACCTGTTCATCCTGCGCGGTGGCAGGCTGGTGACAACCCCGGTCTATGCTGACATTCTGGAAGGCATCACGCGCCATACGGTCGTGGAACTGGCGCGGTGGGAGCTGGGGATCGAAACCGAGTTCCGTCCCATTGACCGCTCGGAACTCTACATTGCCGATGAAATCTTTTTCTGCGGGACAGGGGCGCAGATTGCCGCCATCGGCGCGGTGGATCGCCGTCCCATTGGCAACGGACAGTCCGGGCCGGTGACGCGCCGCCTGCAGGCGCTGTATGCCGATGTGGTACGCGGACGGGTGCCGCACTACCGCCACTGGTTGCTGCCGTGCCAGATGGCTTCCTCGTATGTCGAAGATACCGCCTGTCTGGCCGGGTTTGGTGATTGA
- a CDS encoding PLP-dependent aminotransferase family protein, translating to MHVPLDHHSRTPVYLQIKQAVLDAIREGRLAPGARLPATREWARQLGVNRSTVAMAYDELLADGVVESFVGRGTFVARQKLAEVARLDERAARRTPARKMVWEGMFSERAQSPVVESLLDLYQVSTLRDVISFSGSFPDAASFPTREFRNSLHFAERTLGDEIYRYGPVAGYERLREYLAQRMRESGSEVTAENIIVTSGSQQALDLIARALISPGDAVAIENPTYPGAMTAFALAGARLLPIPVDEDGLCVDVLENVLKVQRPKLVYVVPSFQNPTGACLSWERRRRLLALAREHNLPIVEDDYGSHLRFDGDALPHLKALDDTEHVIYVSNFSKSLLPGLRIGWCAAARPVIARLTAFKQNNDITTSPLLQAALWDFCRRKRYEAHLEKIRPIYRARRDLMLRRLAEDFPAETVWTQPAGGLFLWVTLPPSLDATELLYQVRQQGVVFSRGRLFYSDNPKRNTLRLSYGHVTLEQIERGMRVIGTTAKAMLGRATGRTAERFHSQTVPLV from the coding sequence ATGCACGTTCCGCTTGACCATCATTCCCGAACGCCGGTGTACCTGCAAATCAAGCAGGCGGTTCTGGATGCCATCCGGGAGGGCCGGCTTGCGCCGGGCGCGCGTCTGCCGGCCACACGCGAATGGGCGCGGCAGCTTGGGGTCAATCGCAGTACGGTCGCCATGGCATACGACGAGTTGCTGGCCGATGGCGTGGTGGAATCGTTTGTCGGACGGGGAACATTCGTCGCCCGGCAGAAGCTGGCGGAAGTGGCCCGGCTTGATGAGCGCGCGGCGCGGCGGACTCCGGCGCGCAAGATGGTCTGGGAAGGGATGTTTTCCGAACGGGCGCAAAGTCCGGTGGTTGAATCGCTGCTCGATCTCTATCAGGTCAGCACGCTGCGCGACGTTATCTCCTTTTCCGGGTCATTTCCCGATGCGGCGTCGTTTCCGACGCGCGAGTTCCGCAACTCACTCCATTTTGCCGAGCGGACGCTGGGGGATGAAATCTATCGCTACGGGCCGGTGGCCGGGTACGAGCGGCTGCGTGAATACCTTGCCCAGCGCATGCGCGAAAGCGGCTCCGAGGTCACGGCTGAAAACATCATCGTCACCAGCGGGTCGCAGCAGGCGCTGGATTTGATTGCCCGCGCCCTGATTTCGCCGGGCGACGCCGTGGCCATTGAGAATCCGACCTATCCGGGCGCGATGACGGCCTTTGCCCTGGCCGGCGCCCGTCTGCTGCCCATTCCGGTGGATGAAGACGGGCTGTGTGTGGACGTGCTGGAAAACGTGCTCAAGGTGCAGCGTCCCAAGCTGGTCTATGTCGTGCCGAGTTTTCAGAATCCGACGGGGGCCTGTCTGAGCTGGGAGCGCCGCCGCCGCCTGCTGGCACTGGCGCGGGAGCACAACCTGCCGATTGTCGAAGATGACTACGGTTCACACCTGCGGTTTGACGGCGATGCCTTACCGCATCTCAAGGCGCTGGACGACACCGAGCACGTCATCTACGTCAGCAACTTCTCCAAGAGTCTGCTTCCGGGGCTGCGCATCGGGTGGTGTGCGGCGGCGCGTCCGGTGATTGCCCGTCTGACCGCCTTCAAGCAGAACAACGACATCACAACCTCGCCACTGCTGCAGGCCGCCCTGTGGGATTTTTGCCGCCGCAAGCGATATGAAGCGCACCTGGAGAAAATCCGTCCGATTTACCGGGCGCGCCGCGATCTGATGCTGCGGCGGCTGGCGGAGGACTTTCCGGCTGAAACCGTGTGGACACAGCCGGCCGGGGGGCTGTTCCTGTGGGTGACACTGCCGCCGTCCCTGGATGCGACGGAACTGCTCTATCAGGTACGCCAGCAGGGGGTGGTGTTCAGTCGCGGGCGGTTGTTTTACAGCGACAACCCGAAGCGGAACACGCTCCGGCTCAGTTACGGTCATGTCACGCTCGAACAGATCGAGCGCGGCATGCGCGTTATTGGTACGACGGCCAAAGCCATGCTGGGGCGTGCGACCGGGCGTACGGCCGAGCGTTTTCACAGCCAGACCGTGCCGCTTGTGTAG
- a CDS encoding histone deacetylase, protein MSQTWLFAPPTHANHVTGTHHPETAARTTRIIRALEQDVHVQTACRWGTPRPATTDELARVHTPDHLARVAEAGRAAQARQQLVALDPDTVMSAGSYEAAGDAAGAVLAAVEAIHQGKARRAFVVARPPGHHATPNRAMGFCLFNNVAVGARHAQHLGFQRVLIVDWDVHHGNGTQDIFYADPSVFFFSIHQFPHYPGTGSQWERGVGPGEGFTLNVPLRAGTPAAAYLEAFEAGLETITSHFHPDFVFISAGFDAHAADPLGNLNLTDRDFVRMTHLVNKVADRFSAGRLVSVLEGGYNLDTLPQTVCHHVAALAGVAEEAPAAGEEP, encoded by the coding sequence ATGTCGCAGACGTGGCTTTTTGCTCCCCCAACCCATGCCAACCACGTCACAGGAACCCATCACCCCGAAACCGCGGCCCGCACGACCCGCATCATCCGCGCCCTTGAGCAGGACGTACACGTGCAGACCGCCTGCCGGTGGGGGACACCACGCCCGGCGACAACCGACGAACTGGCGCGGGTTCATACGCCAGACCACCTGGCACGGGTCGCCGAAGCCGGCCGGGCAGCGCAGGCGCGGCAGCAACTCGTGGCGCTCGACCCGGATACGGTTATGTCGGCCGGGTCATACGAAGCCGCTGGTGACGCAGCCGGGGCCGTCCTGGCCGCCGTTGAGGCCATCCACCAGGGAAAGGCCCGGCGGGCCTTTGTAGTCGCGCGCCCACCGGGACATCACGCCACCCCGAACCGGGCAATGGGCTTTTGCCTGTTCAACAATGTGGCGGTTGGCGCACGGCATGCCCAACATCTGGGCTTTCAGCGGGTTCTCATCGTGGACTGGGACGTGCACCACGGCAACGGCACGCAGGACATCTTCTATGCCGACCCGTCGGTATTCTTTTTTTCCATCCACCAGTTTCCGCACTATCCCGGTACGGGAAGCCAGTGGGAACGTGGCGTCGGTCCGGGCGAAGGTTTTACGCTCAACGTTCCACTACGCGCCGGAACGCCGGCTGCCGCGTATCTGGAAGCCTTTGAAGCCGGGTTGGAAACCATTACCAGTCACTTTCACCCCGACTTTGTGTTCATTTCGGCCGGTTTTGATGCCCACGCCGCCGATCCGCTCGGCAACCTGAACCTGACCGACCGGGATTTCGTGCGGATGACGCATCTGGTCAACAAAGTGGCTGACCGCTTCAGCGCCGGGCGGCTCGTGTCGGTGCTGGAAGGGGGCTACAATCTGGACACCCTGCCCCAAACGGTTTGTCACCATGTGGCGGCGCTGGCCGGCGTGGCGGAAGAGGCGCCGGCAGCCGGGGAAGAACCATGA
- the glnA gene encoding type I glutamate--ammonia ligase, whose amino-acid sequence MDPKSVLNFANDEGVKFVDLRFTDLPGSWQHISFPISQLTEDSFTEGFGFDASSIRGWANISESDMLLVPDPSRFWIDPFFEEPTLCLFADVVEPLTHEGYTYDPRSVAERAEAYLRSTGLADVAYFGPEAEFFVFDHVSFLNEPHHAFFRFESGEGNWTSDNPDENLGFRIRTKEGYVPVPPFDSLQDLRSEIALNLEAVGISPECHHHEVASGGQCEIDFRFASMLTTADNLMLFKYIVRNTALQYGKSVTFMPKPLYGDNGSGMHCHQSLWKDGQPLFGGDQYADLSEMALYYIGGLLKHAPAVIAFAAPTTNSYKRLVPGYEAPVNLAYSARNRSAAIRIPVFSKNPKTKRLEFRPPDPSCNPYLAMSAMLMAGLDGILNKIHPGEPLEKDIYDMDEAEKLHIPRLPASLEEALAALEADHEFLLAGGVFTRELITRHIEYKRKREVEALRLRPHPIEFQLYFDV is encoded by the coding sequence ATGGATCCCAAATCCGTCCTGAACTTCGCCAATGACGAAGGCGTGAAGTTCGTTGACCTGCGTTTCACCGACCTCCCAGGCTCCTGGCAGCACATTTCCTTCCCCATCTCACAACTGACGGAAGACAGCTTTACCGAAGGCTTCGGCTTTGATGCGTCGAGCATTCGGGGCTGGGCCAACATCAGCGAAAGCGACATGCTGCTTGTTCCAGACCCGTCGCGGTTCTGGATTGACCCCTTTTTCGAGGAACCAACCCTCTGTCTTTTCGCCGATGTCGTCGAACCCCTGACGCACGAGGGGTACACCTACGACCCACGCTCCGTAGCCGAGCGCGCCGAAGCCTATCTCCGCTCAACCGGTCTGGCGGACGTGGCCTACTTCGGCCCGGAAGCTGAGTTTTTCGTCTTCGACCACGTGAGTTTTCTCAACGAGCCGCACCATGCGTTTTTCCGCTTTGAGAGCGGCGAAGGCAACTGGACAAGCGATAACCCTGACGAAAACCTGGGCTTTCGGATTCGGACCAAGGAAGGCTACGTGCCGGTTCCGCCCTTCGACTCCCTGCAGGATTTGCGCTCTGAAATCGCCCTCAACCTGGAAGCGGTTGGCATCTCCCCCGAATGTCACCACCACGAGGTGGCTTCCGGCGGCCAGTGCGAAATTGACTTCCGGTTTGCCTCGATGCTGACGACCGCCGATAACCTGATGCTGTTCAAGTACATCGTGCGGAACACCGCCCTCCAGTACGGCAAGTCGGTGACGTTCATGCCCAAGCCCCTCTATGGCGACAATGGCTCCGGGATGCACTGCCATCAGTCGCTGTGGAAAGACGGGCAGCCGCTGTTTGGCGGCGACCAGTATGCCGACCTGTCGGAAATGGCGCTCTACTACATTGGCGGCCTGCTCAAGCACGCCCCGGCCGTCATTGCCTTTGCCGCCCCGACCACCAACAGCTACAAGCGGCTGGTGCCGGGCTATGAAGCCCCGGTCAATCTGGCGTACTCGGCACGCAACCGCTCGGCGGCGATTCGGATTCCGGTCTTCTCGAAAAATCCCAAGACCAAGCGCCTGGAGTTTCGCCCACCCGACCCAAGCTGCAACCCATATCTCGCCATGTCCGCCATGCTGATGGCCGGACTCGATGGCATCCTGAACAAAATTCATCCCGGCGAGCCGCTCGAAAAAGACATCTACGACATGGACGAAGCGGAAAAACTGCACATTCCGCGTCTTCCGGCTTCGCTTGAAGAAGCTCTGGCGGCGCTCGAAGCCGACCACGAGTTCCTGCTTGCCGGCGGTGTCTTCACCAGGGAGCTGATTACGCGCCACATCGAGTACAAGCGCAAGCGCGAAGTCGAAGCCCTGCGCCTGCGTCCGCACCCGATTGAGTTTCAACTGTACTTCGACGTATAG
- the glsA gene encoding glutaminase A, with the protein MSLQVNVSAEAVSVRQSAERLRILSVLNDLHLKYKSLQDGRVADYIPQLAKVSPDLFGICIATVDGQIFEVGDYDYLFTIQSISKPFVYGLALEDHGRDYVRTRVGVEPTGDAFNSIIKLDERSKRPHNPLVNAGAIAMTSIIKGTDPTDKLNRLLDLFQRYTGHGIFADMSVFMSERTTGHRNRAIAHLMLNFGMIDGNVDEALDLYFQQCSLMVSCRDLAVMGATLANRGVNPLTGERAIAAEYVRDILSVMFTCGLYDYAGEWAYRVGLPAKSGVGGGLLAVVPGRFGIGVFSPLLDERGNSVRAIKVCEGIVQAFGAHIFDLAFTLPSSAAAHEVHLEHPARTADARNGHTASHPPEPHRVA; encoded by the coding sequence ATGAGCCTTCAAGTCAACGTTTCAGCCGAAGCCGTGTCCGTTCGCCAAAGTGCTGAACGGTTGCGTATCCTTTCTGTTCTCAACGACTTGCACCTGAAATACAAATCCCTTCAGGACGGTCGGGTAGCCGACTACATCCCGCAGTTGGCCAAGGTGTCGCCGGACCTGTTCGGCATCTGCATCGCCACCGTGGATGGGCAAATCTTCGAGGTGGGGGACTACGACTACCTGTTCACCATCCAGTCCATCTCAAAGCCCTTTGTCTATGGACTGGCGCTCGAAGACCACGGCCGTGACTATGTTCGGACCCGGGTGGGCGTCGAGCCGACGGGCGATGCCTTCAACTCCATCATCAAGCTCGATGAGCGTTCCAAGCGTCCGCACAACCCGCTCGTCAATGCCGGCGCTATCGCCATGACGAGCATCATCAAGGGAACCGACCCGACCGACAAGCTCAACCGCCTGCTCGATCTGTTCCAACGCTACACGGGCCACGGCATCTTTGCCGACATGTCAGTGTTTATGTCCGAGCGGACGACCGGCCACCGCAATCGCGCCATTGCGCACCTGATGCTCAACTTCGGTATGATTGACGGCAACGTGGACGAGGCCCTGGATTTATACTTTCAGCAGTGTTCGTTGATGGTCTCCTGCCGTGATCTGGCCGTGATGGGCGCTACGCTGGCCAACCGGGGCGTCAATCCGCTGACGGGCGAACGCGCCATCGCTGCCGAGTATGTCCGGGACATTCTCAGTGTCATGTTCACCTGTGGTTTGTATGACTATGCTGGCGAATGGGCCTATCGCGTGGGCCTGCCGGCCAAAAGCGGGGTTGGCGGTGGGCTGCTGGCGGTCGTTCCGGGGCGATTTGGGATTGGTGTGTTCTCGCCGCTGCTCGACGAACGTGGCAACAGCGTCCGGGCCATCAAGGTTTGCGAAGGGATTGTGCAGGCCTTTGGCGCACATATCTTTGATCTGGCCTTTACTCTGCCCTCATCGGCGGCTGCCCACGAAGTCCACCTGGAACACCCCGCCCGGACAGCCGATGCGCGCAATGGTCATACGGCATCCCATCCGCCGGAGCCGCACCGTGTTGCGTGA
- a CDS encoding type III pantothenate kinase, with protein sequence MLLVIDVGNTNTTLGVYAGEALIAHWRLTTERERTIDEYGILCRNLFTISQLDPRDITGIAIASVVPPLNFTFFRMAQTYFGREPFFVRPTENVGMPIRYDVPQDVGADRIVNAVAAYARHGGPCVVVDFGTATTFDAISEEGAYLGGVIAPGIVISAEALFQRAARLPRVSIAHPAQVIGSSTIGSIQSGLYFGYIGLVEGILQRMQAEMGHLRAVIATGGLARLIGKGSPLITEIDENLTLEGLRLIYQRNARTA encoded by the coding sequence ATGCTCCTCGTGATTGACGTTGGTAATACCAACACGACGCTGGGCGTTTATGCCGGCGAAGCGTTGATTGCCCACTGGCGGCTGACGACCGAACGTGAGCGCACCATAGACGAGTACGGTATTTTGTGCCGCAACCTGTTTACCATTTCCCAGCTCGATCCGCGCGACATCACCGGCATTGCCATTGCCTCCGTCGTGCCGCCGCTCAACTTCACTTTTTTCCGCATGGCCCAGACGTACTTCGGGCGCGAGCCATTTTTCGTGCGCCCGACGGAAAACGTCGGCATGCCCATCCGGTACGACGTGCCGCAGGATGTCGGCGCAGACCGTATCGTGAATGCCGTGGCCGCTTATGCGCGCCACGGCGGGCCATGTGTCGTTGTGGACTTCGGTACGGCGACGACGTTCGATGCCATCTCCGAAGAGGGCGCCTATCTGGGCGGGGTCATTGCGCCGGGCATCGTCATCTCGGCCGAAGCCCTCTTTCAGCGGGCGGCCCGCCTGCCACGGGTGAGCATCGCCCACCCGGCCCAGGTCATTGGCTCCTCCACCATCGGCAGTATCCAGTCAGGGCTGTACTTCGGCTATATCGGCCTCGTGGAAGGGATTTTGCAGCGTATGCAGGCGGAGATGGGTCACTTGCGGGCCGTTATTGCCACAGGCGGGTTGGCACGGCTGATTGGCAAGGGTTCGCCGCTCATCACCGAAATTGACGAAAACCTGACGCTCGAAGGGCTGCGCCTGATCTATCAGCGCAACGCCCGGACGGCTTAG
- a CDS encoding asparaginase domain-containing protein, with the protein MSPTSPPLRILLTGGTLDKVYDERTGNLVFSRTHLFDMLDQARCYLANITIEPVMLKDSLDMTEADRSIIRAAVARAPENHIIVTHGTDTMTETAQVVAAQVTDKTVVFVGAMIPYAFGGSDALFNLGFALASARTLPPGVYIAMNGTVFDWRNVRKNRERGRFEPLHL; encoded by the coding sequence ATGTCACCGACTTCTCCGCCCCTGCGCATTCTGCTGACCGGCGGAACGCTCGATAAGGTCTATGACGAGCGTACCGGCAACCTCGTTTTTTCCCGGACGCACCTGTTCGACATGCTCGATCAGGCGCGGTGCTACCTGGCCAACATCACGATTGAGCCGGTCATGCTCAAGGACAGCCTGGACATGACCGAAGCTGACCGGTCCATCATCCGTGCCGCCGTGGCGCGTGCACCGGAAAACCACATCATCGTGACGCACGGAACGGACACCATGACCGAAACCGCCCAAGTCGTGGCCGCCCAGGTCACGGACAAAACCGTGGTGTTTGTGGGAGCGATGATTCCCTATGCCTTTGGCGGTTCGGATGCCCTGTTCAACCTGGGCTTTGCCCTGGCATCCGCCCGGACGCTGCCGCCGGGCGTCTATATCGCCATGAACGGCACAGTCTTTGACTGGCGCAATGTACGCAAAAACCGCGAGCGGGGACGCTTCGAGCCGCTCCATCTCTGA